From Oscillatoria sp. FACHB-1407, one genomic window encodes:
- a CDS encoding hybrid sensor histidine kinase/response regulator — MERCSIHVLLIEDNPGDARLLWELLLEVNSVKFELEQVDRLSQGIQRLQDNIFDVILLDLTLPDTQGFETFTKLHNCARNIPIVVITGLNDETIALSAVQEGAQDYLVKGQLTGDLLVRSIRYAIERKRTEHKIREQAALLDIATDAILVEDLHHEIVFWNKGAEQLYGWSAEEVLGKRTDALLYKQPTAQFREAQKILFQQGEWSGELQHISRRGKEIIVESRWTLMRDEDYKPKSILVVSTDVTERKTLESQFLRAQRMESLGTLASGLAHDLNNILTPILSTAQLLQMKFPKTDERNQQLLQMLEGNAKRGAMLVKQVLSFARGVEGERSILQLRHLIVEIQHIIGETFPKSIETKLKVAQDLWTITGNATQLHQVLMNLCINARDAMPNGGTLAIAAQNLFIDENYARMNLDAKVGHFIQITVSDTGSGIAPEVIDRIFEPFFTTKEFGKGTGLGLSTVIGIVKSHGGFVSVSSEQGKGTHFNLFFPAVVASEPWENKDSEVLIGNHELVLVVDDEAAICASNKALLEAYNYRVLTANSGIEAIVLYTEYQANISLVLVDIMMPSMDGALTIRALQKINPHINIVAISGLVSSSQIAAVANSGIQSFLPKPYTAKELVKAVSQGCRVHPP; from the coding sequence ATGGAAAGGTGTTCAATCCACGTTTTATTAATCGAAGATAACCCCGGCGATGCTCGATTGTTGTGGGAGCTTCTGCTAGAAGTTAACTCAGTCAAGTTTGAGTTGGAGCAGGTCGATCGCCTTAGCCAGGGAATACAGCGATTACAAGATAATATCTTTGATGTAATTCTGCTCGATCTCACACTGCCAGATACACAGGGGTTTGAAACATTCACTAAACTCCACAACTGTGCTCGCAATATTCCAATTGTGGTGATCACAGGGCTAAATGATGAAACGATCGCCCTTTCAGCCGTGCAGGAGGGTGCTCAGGATTATTTAGTCAAAGGACAGTTGACAGGTGATTTGTTGGTGCGATCGATTCGCTATGCGATCGAGCGGAAGCGCACTGAACACAAAATTCGCGAACAGGCTGCCCTACTTGACATTGCAACGGATGCAATTTTGGTTGAAGATTTGCACCACGAGATTGTTTTTTGGAATAAGGGAGCCGAACAGCTTTACGGATGGAGTGCTGAAGAAGTTTTGGGAAAGCGTACGGATGCCCTTCTGTATAAACAACCTACTGCTCAATTTAGAGAAGCTCAAAAGATTTTATTTCAACAGGGAGAATGGTCTGGCGAGTTACAGCACATTAGCCGTCGAGGTAAAGAAATAATTGTTGAGAGTCGTTGGACACTGATGCGCGATGAGGATTACAAGCCGAAATCAATTCTGGTCGTGAGTACCGACGTAACTGAAAGAAAAACATTGGAATCACAATTTTTGCGTGCTCAGCGAATGGAAAGTTTGGGCACCTTAGCGAGTGGATTGGCACACGATTTAAACAATATTTTGACACCCATTTTGTCAACAGCCCAACTGTTACAGATGAAGTTTCCCAAGACGGACGAACGCAATCAACAACTGTTGCAAATGTTAGAGGGAAATGCCAAACGGGGCGCGATGTTAGTCAAACAGGTGTTGTCGTTTGCGCGAGGAGTCGAGGGAGAGCGTAGCATTCTCCAACTGAGACATCTGATCGTTGAGATTCAGCACATTATTGGAGAAACGTTTCCTAAATCGATTGAAACCAAGTTAAAAGTTGCTCAAGATCTGTGGACGATTACGGGTAATGCAACCCAACTACATCAGGTCTTGATGAATCTTTGTATTAATGCCCGTGATGCAATGCCGAATGGCGGAACCCTGGCGATCGCCGCTCAAAATCTGTTTATTGATGAAAACTACGCCCGCATGAACCTGGATGCGAAAGTAGGTCACTTCATTCAAATCACGGTGTCTGACACGGGCAGCGGCATTGCCCCGGAAGTGATCGATCGCATTTTTGAGCCTTTCTTTACGACAAAAGAGTTTGGCAAAGGCACAGGGTTGGGGCTTTCCACCGTGATTGGTATCGTTAAAAGTCACGGTGGCTTTGTCAGTGTGTCTAGTGAACAGGGTAAGGGCACCCACTTCAACCTGTTTTTCCCGGCAGTTGTTGCCTCAGAACCCTGGGAAAACAAGGACTCAGAGGTGCTCATTGGCAATCATGAATTAGTCCTGGTTGTGGATGATGAAGCAGCAATTTGTGCCAGCAATAAAGCTTTGTTAGAGGCATATAACTATCGGGTTTTAACGGCGAACAGCGGCATTGAGGCGATCGTGCTGTATACGGAATATCAAGCCAACATCAGCCTTGTGTTGGTTGATATCATGATGCCGTCGATGGATGGTGCGTTGACGATTCGAGCCTTGCAAAAAATTAATCCTCACATCAACATTGTCGCCATTAGCGGTCTGGTGTCCAGTTCTCAGATCGCTGCCGTTGCAAACTCAGGTATCCAAAGCTTTCTACCCAAACCCTACACTGCTAAAGAATTGGTGAAAGCGGTCAGTCAGGGATGCCGTGTGCATCCGCCATAG
- a CDS encoding GAF domain-containing protein, which translates to MSTTPQRGTILIVDDIPTNLEILFDCLTQAGFKILVAEDGDSALQKAHYALPDLILLDILMPGMDGFETCRRLKANATTNPIPVIFMTALTETVDKVKGFSLGAVDYITKPLQHEEVLARIQTHLQLQHLTRQLQSQNDRLEQEVQERQRMEEERIQLLAQEQQARADAESARHLSISILESITDGFYALDYNWCFTYLNSQAEPLLQRSRAELLNQNIWEAFPEAVNSSLYREYHRAMAERISLEFEEFYPPLGRWFAIHVYPSESGLSVYFQDITERKKLENILRNTAEGVSAATGGEFLRSLVQYLAQILEVDYAFVSQLVPNAPVPTAKTLAVYGKNKILDNFEYELKGTPCEVILEDGLCCYARNVQEHFPCAPWLLRLNIQGYLGMALINPSGQVLGLLVVLSCKPLRQPSLAEAMLRIFATRALAELERTQAEQKLQLQHRRSQLFAEVTLKIRQSLQLDDILQTAVTEVQNILQADRVLIYQLWSDGTGRGVAEAVLPGLPPVLGYQFSEEVFPEDYRQLYQQGRVRVIADVQQANETISPCLVQFVQQFQVRAKLVVPILIKEQLWGLLIAHQCTAPRQWTDFESNLLQQLADQIGIALTQAQLLEQEVRQHQELARSNAELQQFAYIASHDLQEPLRMISSYLQLLERRYKNHLDADANDFIAYAVDGANRMKTLIDDLLAYSRVGTRGKPFERVDCTTLMKEAIANLQIAIKEKQAVITWNDLPEVMADPTQLTQLFQNLIGNAIKFHNCACPSVHITAQRQAEQWLFSVKDNGIGIDPQYAERIFVIFQRLHNRSEYAGNGIGLSICKKIVERHEGQIWVESVPGNGSNFCFTIPERDRRSN; encoded by the coding sequence ATGAGTACAACACCTCAGCGGGGAACGATCCTCATCGTGGATGACATCCCCACCAACTTAGAAATTTTGTTTGACTGTTTGACTCAAGCTGGCTTCAAAATCCTCGTGGCAGAGGATGGCGACAGTGCCTTGCAAAAAGCCCATTACGCTCTACCAGATTTGATTTTGTTAGACATTCTCATGCCGGGAATGGATGGGTTTGAAACCTGTCGTCGCTTAAAAGCAAATGCCACGACAAACCCAATTCCCGTTATCTTTATGACGGCTCTGACAGAGACAGTGGATAAGGTCAAGGGGTTTAGCCTGGGGGCTGTAGACTACATCACAAAACCCCTCCAGCATGAGGAAGTATTAGCCCGAATTCAAACCCATTTGCAATTGCAACACCTGACCCGTCAACTGCAATCCCAGAATGACCGCCTGGAACAGGAAGTCCAGGAGCGGCAGCGCATGGAGGAGGAACGCATTCAACTGCTGGCTCAAGAGCAACAGGCGAGGGCAGATGCGGAGTCAGCCCGACATTTGAGCATTAGCATTCTGGAGAGTATTACAGATGGTTTCTATGCACTGGATTACAACTGGTGCTTTACCTACCTCAACTCGCAGGCAGAGCCACTGTTGCAGCGGAGTAGGGCAGAATTATTAAACCAAAATATTTGGGAAGCGTTTCCAGAAGCGGTGAATTCTAGCCTCTACAGGGAATATCACCGAGCTATGGCTGAGCGGATCAGCCTTGAATTTGAGGAGTTTTATCCACCACTCGGACGGTGGTTCGCTATCCATGTCTATCCGTCTGAAAGTGGCTTATCCGTTTACTTTCAGGACATTACAGAGCGCAAAAAACTAGAAAATATCCTCCGCAACACGGCTGAAGGGGTTTCAGCGGCGACAGGGGGTGAATTTTTGCGATCGCTGGTTCAATATCTGGCGCAAATTCTAGAGGTTGATTACGCCTTTGTCAGCCAATTGGTGCCCAATGCCCCGGTGCCGACGGCTAAAACCCTGGCAGTGTACGGCAAGAACAAGATCTTAGACAATTTTGAGTATGAGCTAAAAGGCACCCCATGCGAAGTGATCTTAGAAGATGGGTTGTGTTGTTACGCCAGAAACGTGCAGGAACACTTCCCCTGCGCTCCCTGGTTGTTGCGCCTCAACATTCAAGGCTACCTTGGAATGGCTCTGATTAACCCGTCGGGGCAAGTGTTGGGGTTGCTAGTTGTTCTCAGTTGTAAACCGTTGCGTCAACCCAGTTTGGCAGAGGCGATGCTACGGATCTTTGCAACTCGGGCACTGGCAGAGCTTGAGCGAACTCAAGCGGAACAAAAGCTGCAACTACAACATCGGCGATCGCAACTGTTTGCTGAGGTCACCCTCAAAATCCGTCAATCGCTGCAACTAGATGATATTTTGCAAACGGCTGTAACCGAAGTGCAAAACATTCTACAAGCGGATCGCGTCTTGATCTATCAACTCTGGAGTGATGGCACTGGACGAGGAGTTGCCGAAGCCGTTCTACCCGGATTGCCACCCGTGTTGGGTTACCAGTTTTCTGAGGAGGTGTTCCCGGAGGATTATCGGCAGCTTTATCAACAAGGACGAGTGCGAGTCATTGCCGACGTTCAGCAAGCCAATGAGACGATCTCCCCTTGCCTGGTTCAATTCGTTCAACAATTTCAAGTCCGAGCTAAACTGGTAGTGCCAATTCTCATCAAAGAACAGCTTTGGGGGCTATTAATTGCCCATCAATGCACAGCACCTCGACAATGGACTGACTTTGAGTCGAATCTTTTGCAACAGTTAGCGGATCAAATCGGTATCGCTCTGACTCAAGCGCAGTTGCTTGAGCAGGAGGTTCGTCAGCATCAGGAGTTAGCCCGTTCTAACGCTGAGTTGCAGCAGTTCGCCTATATTGCTTCTCATGATTTGCAAGAGCCGTTGCGGATGATTAGCAGTTATCTTCAATTGCTAGAGCGACGGTATAAAAATCACCTCGATGCTGATGCCAATGACTTTATCGCCTATGCGGTAGATGGTGCCAATCGCATGAAGACACTGATTGACGACTTGTTGGCTTATTCACGGGTGGGCACTCGTGGCAAACCATTTGAGCGGGTTGATTGCACCACCCTAATGAAGGAGGCGATCGCCAATCTGCAAATCGCAATCAAAGAAAAACAAGCCGTCATCACCTGGAATGATTTGCCTGAAGTAATGGCAGATCCCACTCAACTAACACAGCTTTTTCAAAATTTGATCGGCAATGCCATCAAGTTTCACAACTGTGCCTGCCCATCGGTTCACATCACCGCTCAACGGCAAGCTGAGCAATGGTTATTTTCGGTGAAAGACAATGGCATTGGCATTGACCCGCAGTATGCTGAACGAATTTTTGTAATTTTTCAACGATTGCATAATCGCAGCGAATACGCTGGTAATGGGATTGGGCTATCTATCTGCAAGAAAATTGTAGAGCGTCATGAGGGTCAAATTTGGGTTGAATCTGTACCTGGAAATGGCTCAAATTTTTGCTTCACCATCCCAGAGCGAGATAGACGGAGTAACTAG
- a CDS encoding response regulator, whose amino-acid sequence MSTNHHGKPIEILLVEDNPGDVRLMQEVLKDGRISNHLSVVEDGAQAIEFLCQTGRFIEAPRPDLVLLDLNLPKKDGREVLAEIKLNEHWRRIPVIVLTTSRAEEDILKAYDLHANCYISKPIDLEQFIKVIRSIEDFWLAIVKLPSE is encoded by the coding sequence TTGAGTACTAACCACCACGGCAAACCAATTGAAATCTTACTGGTCGAAGACAATCCGGGAGATGTTCGACTGATGCAGGAAGTGCTCAAGGATGGGAGAATTTCCAACCATCTCAGCGTAGTTGAAGATGGAGCACAAGCAATTGAATTTTTGTGTCAAACGGGTCGCTTTATAGAAGCTCCACGTCCAGATTTGGTCTTATTAGATCTGAATCTGCCTAAAAAAGACGGACGAGAAGTCCTTGCAGAAATTAAATTAAATGAGCATTGGAGACGTATCCCAGTCATCGTATTAACCACATCCCGCGCCGAGGAGGATATCCTCAAAGCCTATGATCTACATGCAAACTGTTATATCTCTAAGCCGATTGATTTAGAACAATTTATTAAAGTTATTCGCTCGATTGAGGATTTTTGGCTAGCCATTGTTAAGCTGCCATCGGAGTAA
- a CDS encoding hybrid sensor histidine kinase/response regulator, which produces MHIAGYNVVEAICEGTNTVLYRAFRASEQDSVMIKTLKTEHSSLEALAQLRHEFQILRSLQLAGVLKPLALEHYRNGLALIFADGGERSLLESVGALPLTLNQFLKIAIQLTEAIAQLHQHHILHKDIKPQNLLINPTTGHLKLINFEFATPASDDHLSNSQLWEGSAPPQLLQGTLAYMAPEQTGRMSQPIDHRTDLYALGVTCYELLTGQLPFATRDALELIHCHIAKTPIPPASLNSAIPPVVSNVVMKLLAKTAGDRYHSALGLKADLETCQAMLQTSGQVSNFAIAELDSRSQFSIPHTLYGRESEVAQLLGSFDRAKQGKTEMVVVSGYSGIGKSSLVYEVQRLIVRQSGYFIAGKFDQFKRNIPYTSFIQAFQTLMRQLLTEDDEQVARWRSHLLQALGSNGQVMIDVIPELERIIGAQPPVPQLDSSEAQNRFNRVFQQFIRVFSQPQNPLVVFFDDLQWADLASLSLIQRIVTDADSQNLLLIGAYRDHEVSPAHPLIHTLEQIQQNNVAIQTILLCPLNETHVNQLVADTLHGDRSTVQPFAELLFQKTQGNPFFLTQLLKSLYDDCLVTFDFNQGSWQWNMNTLQQIGITDNVVELMVGQIQKLSAATQTVLKLAACIGDKFTLDGLAIAHQHSSSDTAQDLWEALQAGLVLPLTQTNPLTSDSLSLNSPAIYKFLHDRVQQAAYSLIPDYQKQKTHFNIGQLLLQQATPEERRETIFDLVNHLNYGIDLLDSKPQQYELAELNLIAGQKAKAAAAYEPALRYLKLGLRLLPPDSWEERYELTLSLYGTLLETAYLNGDFEHMEQWAGVLLSHAHTAIDKMKVYEVNIQACMAQRKQLEAVNLGLQALRLLGMSLPDVPSDRDIQATVTYTATILADQNIEDLINLPLMTQLDKLAAVRMLTSMGSPTYQAAPTLFPLVVCEQVNLSIQYGNSPYSAYGYVCYGVILNGMTQDVELAYQFGKLALNLVERFNTLALKASVFFVAGACTMHGKVHARETLPWLLNGYHSGLENGQFEYGGYAAVQRCLHSYLIGQELARLEPEMKAISDTLAQLKQENTLMWNQIFHQAVLNLLTVSETGCELVGTAFDESQSLPLLEQANDRTGLHYFYLNKLILCYVFGHNQQAIANANQAEQYLDGVKAFLVVPIFHFYDSLAQLAIYPAHPPDQQSALLERVSCNQAKMQHWAEHAPMNFLHKYKLVEAEKAWALGCIVEAMELYDQAIAGARDSGYLQEEALANERAATFYFALRRDKIAKEYLSEAYYGYMRWGAAAKVQALEEQYPHLLGQYILGQSQPHDMAPQTTSKPLIAVRENSSETFDLATVIKASHVLSGEIVLDKLLTKFMQIVLENAGAEKGFLLLDKAGELDVAAVGTISVVGVNIDSSGTVIEDAVTSLYPTSIVNYVVRAQESIVLNNAADEGAFTLDPFVRHHRPKSILCTPILHQGKLTGALYLENNVMAGAFTAERLNLLQLLSSQAAIALENARLYADLEDANRTLEVKVKERTLELQDKNLHLQQEIRDRQRAEEVADAANRAKSEFLANMSHELRTPLNGILGYTQILKKDKTLTPTQKNGLDVIQHCGEHLLTLISDILDLSKIEARKMELSPHNVYFSEFLEGIVQMCRIRAEQKGIRFTYKPLAPLPNLIRADEKRLRQVLLNLLGNAVKFTETGGVTFTVNIIPPAEAIEPLDSSGVSVPKIRFQIEDTGIGITPGHLQDIFLPFRQVSEPHKQTEGTGLGLAISRQLVQLMNSEIHVRSTPGRGSTFWLDLDLTVATHQADEVLNRPSVSGYRGDRRTILVVDDKEENRFVLTHLLQPLGFKVVEAVNGRDALHQACQLQPDAILVDLVMPVMDGFEMTRQIRLLPELQHTVIIATSASVFEMDQQQSREVGCNDFLSKPVQEAELLKQLSHHLHLEWIYELTPATEAIAPPFNLSSATSDLSATLVVPPAEEIAILLDLAMMGDLKGILDRSHQLEALDPQWIPFAAHLRQLAKGFKERQILEFIRQCQRSA; this is translated from the coding sequence ATGCACATTGCTGGTTACAACGTGGTAGAGGCGATTTGTGAAGGAACAAACACTGTTCTTTATCGCGCCTTTAGAGCATCAGAGCAAGACTCTGTCATGATTAAAACTCTAAAAACTGAGCATTCCAGCCTTGAAGCACTTGCCCAATTAAGACACGAATTTCAAATTCTACGATCGCTGCAATTAGCGGGCGTTTTGAAGCCACTGGCATTAGAGCATTATCGCAATGGCTTAGCGTTAATTTTTGCCGATGGTGGAGAGCGATCGCTGCTTGAAAGTGTCGGTGCCTTACCCCTGACTCTAAATCAGTTTCTCAAGATTGCGATTCAATTGACTGAGGCGATCGCCCAACTGCATCAACACCACATTCTCCACAAAGACATTAAACCCCAGAACCTGTTAATTAACCCCACGACAGGGCATCTGAAGCTGATTAACTTTGAGTTTGCTACTCCTGCGTCAGACGATCATCTTTCAAATTCCCAACTCTGGGAGGGGTCTGCTCCGCCTCAGTTGCTTCAGGGGACTCTTGCCTACATGGCTCCCGAACAGACGGGCAGAATGAGCCAACCAATCGACCACCGCACCGACTTATATGCCCTTGGCGTGACCTGCTACGAGCTACTGACTGGACAATTGCCCTTTGCTACTCGCGATGCTCTGGAGTTGATTCACTGTCACATTGCCAAAACGCCCATTCCACCCGCGTCTTTGAATTCAGCCATTCCACCCGTTGTCTCCAATGTGGTGATGAAACTGCTGGCAAAGACGGCTGGCGATCGCTATCACAGTGCGCTGGGTCTTAAAGCTGATCTGGAAACCTGTCAAGCGATGCTGCAAACATCGGGTCAGGTATCTAACTTTGCGATCGCGGAGCTAGATTCGCGCAGTCAGTTCTCAATCCCCCATACGCTCTACGGACGAGAGTCAGAAGTCGCTCAGTTGCTAGGCTCTTTTGATCGCGCCAAGCAAGGCAAAACTGAGATGGTAGTCGTGAGCGGCTATTCGGGAATTGGCAAATCGTCTCTGGTGTACGAAGTGCAACGGCTCATTGTGCGCCAGAGTGGCTACTTTATTGCCGGGAAGTTTGACCAGTTCAAACGCAATATTCCCTACACGTCGTTTATTCAGGCGTTTCAAACCTTAATGCGTCAGCTGTTGACGGAGGATGACGAGCAAGTTGCCAGGTGGCGATCGCATTTGTTGCAAGCTCTCGGCTCAAATGGGCAGGTCATGATTGATGTGATCCCAGAACTGGAGCGAATCATCGGTGCTCAACCCCCTGTGCCTCAATTGGATTCATCAGAGGCACAAAATCGCTTTAATCGGGTGTTTCAACAATTTATTCGGGTGTTTAGCCAACCGCAAAATCCCCTCGTTGTGTTTTTTGATGATTTGCAGTGGGCAGATCTGGCGTCATTAAGTTTGATTCAACGGATTGTTACAGATGCGGATAGTCAAAATCTGTTGCTCATTGGGGCTTATCGTGACCATGAGGTGAGTCCGGCCCATCCACTCATTCACACCTTAGAGCAGATCCAACAGAACAACGTCGCTATTCAAACCATTCTTCTTTGTCCGTTGAATGAGACGCATGTCAATCAACTTGTTGCAGATACGTTGCATGGCGATCGCTCCACAGTTCAACCTTTTGCAGAACTGCTATTTCAAAAGACTCAGGGCAATCCATTTTTCTTGACACAACTTCTGAAATCGTTGTACGACGATTGCCTGGTGACCTTTGATTTCAATCAGGGTTCCTGGCAATGGAATATGAATACGCTGCAACAAATTGGCATCACCGATAATGTGGTTGAGTTGATGGTTGGTCAGATTCAAAAGCTCTCAGCCGCTACTCAAACTGTTCTCAAATTAGCTGCTTGTATTGGAGATAAGTTCACATTGGATGGGTTGGCGATCGCTCATCAACATTCCTCATCGGATACGGCGCAAGACTTGTGGGAAGCTCTACAGGCAGGTCTGGTTTTACCTCTGACTCAAACTAATCCACTAACATCAGATTCTCTTAGTTTAAACTCCCCAGCCATTTATAAGTTTCTGCACGACCGCGTGCAACAAGCGGCTTATTCTCTCATTCCTGACTATCAAAAGCAGAAAACTCATTTCAATATTGGGCAATTGTTGTTGCAACAAGCAACTCCTGAAGAACGCAGAGAAACTATTTTTGATCTGGTCAACCATCTCAACTATGGAATTGATTTGCTCGATTCCAAACCTCAACAGTATGAGTTAGCCGAGTTAAATTTAATTGCCGGACAAAAAGCAAAAGCGGCGGCAGCTTATGAACCTGCATTGCGCTATCTCAAACTTGGCTTACGGTTGCTGCCACCCGATAGCTGGGAGGAGCGTTATGAACTAACGCTGTCGCTCTATGGAACCCTTTTAGAAACGGCGTATCTCAATGGCGATTTTGAGCACATGGAACAATGGGCAGGAGTGTTGTTGAGCCATGCCCATACCGCCATCGATAAAATGAAAGTGTATGAGGTCAACATTCAGGCGTGCATGGCACAACGGAAGCAGCTTGAAGCGGTGAACCTCGGATTGCAAGCCCTACGTTTGTTGGGAATGTCGCTTCCCGATGTACCAAGCGATCGCGACATTCAAGCAACCGTCACCTATACCGCCACCATTCTGGCAGATCAAAACATTGAGGATTTAATTAACCTGCCGTTGATGACTCAGCTTGATAAGCTGGCAGCGGTTCGGATGTTGACGAGTATGGGTTCTCCCACTTATCAGGCGGCTCCAACACTATTTCCGTTGGTGGTCTGCGAACAGGTGAATTTGTCCATTCAATACGGTAATTCGCCCTATTCTGCCTATGGCTACGTTTGTTATGGAGTCATTCTCAACGGCATGACTCAGGATGTTGAATTGGCATATCAATTTGGCAAACTGGCTCTTAATTTAGTGGAACGGTTTAATACGCTGGCACTCAAGGCAAGTGTCTTTTTTGTAGCAGGGGCATGTACGATGCACGGAAAAGTACATGCGCGAGAAACCTTGCCCTGGTTGCTCAATGGCTATCACAGTGGGCTAGAAAACGGTCAGTTTGAATATGGTGGATATGCAGCAGTGCAACGATGTCTGCATTCCTATCTGATTGGGCAAGAGTTAGCCCGACTGGAGCCAGAGATGAAAGCGATCAGTGATACGCTGGCTCAACTGAAACAGGAAAACACCTTGATGTGGAATCAAATCTTCCATCAAGCTGTTCTCAATCTGCTGACAGTCTCTGAGACAGGGTGTGAATTGGTGGGAACTGCTTTTGATGAAAGTCAATCCCTGCCTTTGCTGGAGCAAGCCAACGATCGCACTGGTCTACACTACTTCTATCTAAATAAATTAATTCTCTGCTACGTTTTTGGACACAACCAACAGGCGATCGCCAATGCAAATCAGGCAGAGCAATATCTGGATGGAGTCAAAGCGTTTCTCGTGGTGCCCATCTTCCACTTCTACGATTCTTTAGCACAATTAGCAATTTATCCCGCGCACCCCCCCGATCAGCAGAGTGCCTTACTAGAGCGGGTCAGTTGTAATCAGGCAAAGATGCAGCACTGGGCAGAACATGCACCGATGAACTTTTTGCATAAATATAAATTGGTTGAAGCGGAGAAGGCATGGGCATTGGGATGTATTGTTGAGGCGATGGAATTGTATGATCAGGCGATCGCCGGAGCAAGAGATAGTGGCTATCTGCAAGAAGAAGCTCTGGCGAACGAACGGGCAGCTACGTTTTATTTCGCGTTACGGCGAGACAAAATTGCAAAAGAATATTTGAGTGAAGCCTACTATGGCTATATGCGTTGGGGGGCAGCAGCTAAGGTACAGGCGTTAGAAGAGCAGTATCCTCACCTCCTGGGGCAGTATATCCTGGGGCAGTCACAACCACACGATATGGCTCCTCAAACGACTTCAAAACCACTCATTGCAGTTCGTGAAAATTCCTCTGAAACGTTTGATCTGGCAACTGTTATTAAAGCATCCCATGTTCTCTCAGGTGAGATTGTACTTGACAAATTGCTGACAAAATTCATGCAAATTGTGCTCGAAAATGCAGGTGCAGAAAAAGGATTTTTGTTACTGGATAAGGCAGGTGAACTGGATGTTGCCGCTGTGGGAACTATTAGTGTAGTCGGAGTCAATATTGACTCCTCTGGAACAGTCATTGAAGATGCGGTGACATCTCTTTATCCTACGTCGATTGTGAATTATGTCGTCCGCGCTCAGGAGTCAATTGTTCTCAATAATGCCGCTGATGAGGGAGCCTTTACCCTCGATCCGTTTGTCAGACATCATCGCCCCAAATCCATTCTCTGTACGCCCATTCTGCATCAGGGCAAGCTAACCGGAGCACTCTACCTGGAAAACAATGTGATGGCAGGGGCATTCACAGCAGAGCGGTTAAATCTTCTGCAATTGCTCTCATCTCAAGCAGCGATCGCCCTTGAAAATGCCCGCCTTTACGCTGATCTGGAAGATGCCAATCGCACGTTAGAGGTCAAAGTTAAAGAACGTACTTTAGAGTTGCAGGACAAAAATTTGCATCTGCAACAGGAAATTCGCGATCGCCAACGAGCAGAAGAAGTGGCAGATGCGGCTAATCGTGCCAAGAGCGAATTTTTAGCCAATATGAGTCACGAGTTGCGAACGCCACTGAATGGGATTTTGGGCTACACCCAAATTCTCAAAAAAGATAAAACGCTCACACCCACTCAAAAAAATGGGTTAGACGTAATCCAGCACTGCGGGGAGCACCTGCTGACCTTGATTAGCGACATCCTGGATCTGTCCAAAATTGAGGCACGAAAGATGGAACTCTCGCCTCACAATGTCTACTTTTCAGAGTTCCTGGAAGGGATTGTGCAGATGTGCCGCATTCGGGCGGAGCAGAAAGGCATTCGTTTCACCTATAAACCGCTTGCACCCCTGCCAAACCTCATTCGGGCAGATGAAAAGCGGCTCCGACAAGTGTTACTCAACCTGCTGGGAAATGCCGTAAAGTTTACAGAGACGGGGGGAGTGACCTTCACAGTCAATATCATTCCTCCTGCTGAAGCCATTGAGCCACTGGACTCGTCGGGGGTATCCGTCCCAAAAATTCGTTTTCAAATTGAGGACACGGGGATTGGTATTACACCAGGACACTTGCAGGACATCTTTTTACCGTTTCGGCAGGTCAGTGAACCGCATAAACAAACCGAAGGAACCGGGTTAGGATTGGCAATTAGCCGTCAACTGGTGCAGTTGATGAACAGCGAAATTCATGTCAGGAGTACCCCTGGTAGAGGCAGCACCTTTTGGCTGGATCTGGACTTAACGGTTGCAACACATCAAGCCGATGAGGTTCTTAATCGCCCTAGTGTTAGTGGGTATCGGGGCGATCGCCGCACGATTCTGGTTGTGGATGATAAAGAAGAAAATCGCTTTGTTTTAACCCATCTGCTGCAACCGTTGGGGTTCAAAGTGGTGGAAGCCGTGAATGGTCGAGATGCGCTCCATCAAGCCTGCCAATTGCAGCCCGATGCGATTCTGGTAGATCTGGTCATGCCTGTGATGGATGGGTTTGAGATGACTCGTCAGATACGCCTGTTGCCTGAGCTACAGCACACGGTCATCATTGCCACTTCCGCCAGTGTATTTGAGATGGATCAACAACAGAGTCGAGAGGTGGGGTGTAACGATTTCCTATCGAAACCAGTTCAGGAAGCAGAGCTTTTGAAACAACTCAGCCATCACTTACACCTGGAATGGATTTACGAACTCACCCCGGCTACAGAAGCGATCGCCCCACCATTCAATTTATCCTCCGCTACATCCGATTTGTCAGCTACGTTAGTTGTTCCTCCTGCCGAAGAAATTGCTATTTTGCTGGATCTGGCTATGATGGGTGACCTCAAGGGTATCCTTGATCGATCCCACCAACTTGAAGCCCTCGATCCTCAGTGGATTCCCTTTGCGGCTCACCTGCGTCAACTTGCAAAAGGGTTTAAGGAACGTCAAATTTTAGAGTTTATTCGACAGTGTCAGAGGTCAGCATGA